The DNA segment TCCCCTGCTTTTTGTCCTGGGTTACAGGACTGCTGCTATTAGTATAAGAATATATAACAACTACAGTTGAAAAaactaatcatttaaaaaatctggggGACACAGAGCCCTTTGCTGTTAAGAGCTAGTATCTTCTTACTGTAAAAACCTAGATATGTGCAGCAAATTTTGCACATAACTGAAACCCCTGAAACCCATCCACAGACCCCAACAACTCCTTAGTTAAGATACTTACCATGACAACTAGAGGATCAGGTTCATACTCATCTCTGTACCTTTAAACTTTCTAGTGCAGTGACTGGCCTGGAGTAGATTTTCAGATACTTTGGGAATAAATAACTTACTAGGGGTTGGAGTTGGTGCTCTCACCCACAGGGAGCTCCAGAGCACCAGTAGAAAACCTCCTGGAAACTCAGTGCTCTCCTGTCTGAGGTCTCCTGCTCTCCCACCACTCTCTCTTGTCTGTCTGCTCGGGAGAGGAGGATTCCAAGAAGACTGGGAAGGCTGGTAGCAGTGTGAGTGCCGGTGTGGGTGAAAATCAAATGCAAAGCACCCCCAACCTGACCAACTGGGCAAGTCATGAGTAAGGTCACTGCTATCAGGCTGATCCTATTTTTGGCTCTTTGCCGATGATGTTAGATTATTAGAATATCATCGTCCTCCAATAAATAGTACAGTTAACTGTTCCTGTGTCACCAAGAAATCtctgaaatgagtcagagaagcAGTGCACTGAGGCACAGGTCCAGAACCAATCCTCTTGACAGGGAATTTGTGCTGTAGAAAGAATACAGGAAATGGCTTCAAATTTATTCCATGCTCCAGCTTTAGAATCAGGTCATTTTCAGGGTGAGGAGAGGATTATGACtgcttcgtgtgtgtgtgtgtgtgtgtgtgtgtgtgtgtgtgtgtgagagagaaagagagagagagagagagagagagatagagagagagagatagggggACAGAGACCCAAAGCTATGGACTCAAACCATACTTTGAGAGATATTTTGAGGCTAGACTTTCctttagaaaaggaaaggacCTGTGACATGACTTTTTCTGATCCAGAGCCATTAGCATTGTCCTAGAGGCCCACCAATGCCTTGACAGTCCTTAATAGCAGAGCCACACCAAGCCATGAAGGCAGGAGGTGTCACTGATAGCTCATCAGTGCAGAGATCAGGTTTCTATGAGAATGCCCTAGTGGCAAAGGTTCAATCACAGTACATCACCAACACAAATGTGGGAAGTCTGCAACTATAGATTATTGTACTGCCTGTTTCTTAATCTGTCCTGGCTTATAGTTACTCTGTGTAGTGACTGGCCAGGTTTGGAGCTGAGGGACGATGATCCAAGGGAGATAAGATCCAGGCCATGCTTGTTGAGAGCTGGTAGTTGGGGTCAACCAGGCAAACAAAGACCAAGAGGGGGGGAATGGCTCTACACGGTAGCTCAGGCAGGCTGTTTAGACAGACTGTGCTCTCCCCGACTTGTCTCAGGCTCTGTCCTCTACtcttttgttgttccttttcttttgctgttctgTGAGCCAAATCTTATTCTTTCTCTAGGGTTTGCTTTCAGTGGACCTCTTAGAAATCTCCCCTAATATCTCAGCTCCACTCCTCTTTTGTGACCTCCTGTTACTGAAGAGGAATTGTTACCCATGTGGCATTTAAATATTCTCAATAGTCTCCAGTTGTTTCTGGTCATTCTCCTTCCCTGGTTAGATCCTTGAGCACAGGATGTCTATAGGTACTGCTCCACAGGCCTGAGCAAGTACAGAAATCAAGAATGACTGGATTGAGTGAGTTAGAAATCCAACTATTGGTTATTAGAGAGGTAACAAGGCTGAAtccaaataattttatgaaaattggCGTGGAGAGGGCATGCAGTCTTCTCAGCATTTTGCAAACTTTTTGAAAGTGACCCATACTAAGAAATTCTTTTCTCATCACAATACAgtaaacacaaatatatgtaaTAGAGACAAAAGTGACCTGAAACAAAACTTACCCTTACTACATCATGTGGTACACTCtgatattttctgttctgttccatttcattaaaaaaaaatgctggtcaCCACCCACTGAATTGATTTCATGATCCACCAATGGGTGGTTACTTTTTGTTTGCAAAACACTGTCTTACCTCGTGGGATTGTAGTAAGCTTGACAAGGAGTGCTACCCTGCTTTTCATTCTTctctaaaaatcataaaaatattctctcttcATACATAGTTTATATAACATCCAAAGCAAAGACTTCTAACAGTTCTGGAGTAGGTTTGACTGTATTTCACAGCTAACAAATGGTGAAGTTAAAAGCCATATCCAGACTTAAGATTCCAAATCAAGGGCTGTTTCCACTTTATCACCTGTGTCTATTATCTGATTTGTGTCTGTCTAGCCTTTCCAACTTAGTTGTAAGTGCCCAATGGACCAGGAATGCATCTAACATCAGGCTGGATGCTCAGAAGGTGCTCCATGAATACCAGATAAAAGGAAGAGCATAATAAGGTTGGTCAAAAGCCGTATCTTTTATAAGGTATGATTATACTTCATGTATAATCTCATGTCTATGATAGTCTATGAGCCATTGCTAGATGGGATGGCACTGGAAAAGTTTCCCAAGCTTGTAGGGCTTCTTCAGTGAACAGATAAAAGGTACTGACAGGGGGACACTGTTTGGTTCTTCCCTGTACTTGAGCTTTTCCCAGAGCTCCAAAAGAAAGTTCCAGAAAGATATTAAAAGCACCAGACAGGAAGATCTTTGCTTCTGCTAGTTTTCCCAAACAGCTGTTTTTTTCAAGGCTGTAATTTGTAGACCGGGCTTCCACCAAACCCTGAATCTATGATCAGTGGTAAACTCTTGAGAATATGCCCCAATTTCTGCTACCTTGGGCCTCTCCAGCTGAATCCAATGTCCTTGGGGAAACACATACATCTGTCCTAaggtatatatacatgtgtatgagGAGGTAGGATAAGAGAGTTAAGACTGAGCAGGTACTGAATCATCATCTGTTGAATGCATGCATGAACGATTATATGGATGAAGAAACTCAAAGTGTAAGTATATGCTATCCATATGTAGACATTCAGGGCTTTTTGTACGCACCTATATGAGGCTCTTTTCCTCAATGCCCTAGGAGGGGGAAATGTGACAATAACACAGTCCTCTGCGtacttggaaaggaaaagacaggTGGGGAGATGAATtgaggggagaaaagggaaggactGGAAACAGGAATGAGGAGGAGTACGTGGTTGGGATAACAGGAAGGCCCAGCAACACTGAATGTTGACCTCAATCTTTGTTAGTTCTAGAGTTACCTTTATCTGACCTGTTACTCTGTATACTTTGCTGGATTCAAAGTACATGTTTCATATGATGGAAAGTTCCTGTTTACTTATTCTTCCAGACCCCGATTAAAAAGGCTGTTTAAGCATCTCAGTAAGTCTTGTGTAGCTGATACACTTCTGAGCTGATCTGAGGGATGGGAGGAAGCGGTGTCATTCTAGCTTCCTAAGTCCAGTTCCTGCGGAAGAACTATTAGAATCAAACAGAACCCTCTCAGCAGGAGGAAGACAGGTGATGTTGCAATGAAAGGACTCACCTTTCAACCTCGTGTTTGATATGGTTTTGGGAAAAGAACTGCATTCTGTCCAAAAGTCAGGTCAAAAGCCTCTCCACAAGTTGATTTCCCAATCCAGGACCAGTAATATTGAATAAAACAAAGGCCCTTGGCCCAAATGAGGGCATTAGTAAATATGTCTTTCCTCTCCTGGGAATGGTGTTCCCTCATAGCATCATTCTGAATGATCACTTTCCATAAAGGCAAGAGTTTAGTCTTTCAAATGAACTATATGGCAATGGAAGAGGCCATTGGTTCCAAGGGCAGAAGACTGGTGCTACCCTTGGGCATGGGAAAAACATTAGGATCAAGAGCCCAACTACTGGTGCCAGACTGCCTGGATCTGCAGTTAATTCTGCTACAAGCTATGTAAGTCAcataacctttctgtgcctcacaTGTGAAAGGGGGATAAAATAGTTTTATCTCATaggaataaataagttaatacagGTGATGCAGTTAAAATTGTGCATGAGTATAGCAGGCATTTAATAAGTCCTAGCTATTAGAGGATATAAGAAGagatattcattttcttttttttttttttttggcgagGTAAAGTACACTTTTTATTCTGCATAGTTAATGTACAAAATATCCCCACTTCCCTCGAGAAACACTATCATATCTAAAACACACTCTGATGAACActgaatattaaaacattttatgacACTATATAAATTGACTAGAAGTGAACACAAATACATACTCTTCAATTTTCAATATGCTAACAATATATCACATtgataatatgaagaaaaatatctggatttatttttaaattcaaaattcttCTGGCTGTTCATCATGGAGGGGCCTTAGAGGTGAAAAGGTAATCAAGTTACCACCAAAGGAAATGTGTCTGGCATGATCTTGATGTCTCCTCTCCACCTGAGTGAATGTATTACTGCAGTTTAGGCCTGGCGAATCAGGAAGATGGCATTCAGTAGTGAGACTTTTAATATCAAATACTGACTGAGAAATTTTAGTCTTCTCTTCCTATAAGATGTCATTTTGTGATGGTATATTTTCAGGGCTGCTCATCAAAACATCCTGTGCTGTAACTAAGGAATGTAGTTCCATTCCTGCCACAACATCtggaatttcttcctttttattagtATTAATATCATCTGCCACTTCACCAGCAAGTAGAGGCAAATTCATTCTTCCATTGGGTAAACAATCCATCTCAAAGTTTATCTTGTTTGCATCATAATTTACTTCAATTAAATCTTGTAATCCAGGACACTGAGCATCTTCTATGTTGTTCCTGTTTTTAGGAATAGTTGAAAGCAAAGTCTCCTTATCAACATGCACACTTTTGGTACTTTGAGGATCAGGATTCCATGATGACAGAGTTTGACTTAGATGGCCCATCTCAGCCCTGCTCTCAGACACAGCTTTGCTGACAGACTTAGGTGTCCTAAGTCTTTGAGAAAGACGTTCAGAAGAGATAGAAACTCCTGAGAAGGACTTAACAGGACTTTCGATTCTGAAAAATCCAGCATCAAACACTATTTTATCAACTTCCTTTGGCATTACAGAGGTCGCTGCCTCCGCAGTTTCTTCCTgcttcatcctctctctcatTGCATTTTTTATGGCCGCGAGGCGATTTCTAGCTGCAATTCTTCCACCGTCATTCTGTTTGGGCTTACTTGCTGCCCCTGAGACCACTTTCTTCCGAACAACTTTTTTGcttatattattattgttctgCCATCCAGATTCCTCAAGTTTGGTCAAATTGTTGAATTTTTGGTTTACATCTTCTATCTGAAAACTAACCATATCCCAAAATCCATCCAGATCTGTACAGGTAGTCTCCTTTTCACCTCGTTTATATTCACAATTGTCCACCAGTCCTTCAAACTGCTTGAACCTTTCTTTCATAAGGAGTCTTGTTTGCCCAACTGCTGTACGAATAAGATCTTTAGCATCATCTGGAATGTCCAATTCAAGCTTCCTGTCCCACTCAAGGCAGTGCGAAGTTAATTTCTCAGTTTCTGACTGaagaatatttctgaaatatgGCACATCATGGTGGAGCTGAGATATCTgatcttcatttatttcaagtAATGGGACTTCTTTTATTGTAAGGCCATCTGAAATTTTAGTACTCTCATCTTTATTTAAGACATGTTCTTTATTCGAAACTGTTAGAGAACCCAAAGGACACTGTAGTAGTTTATCTGAATCTTGATATACTGTCTTTGCAgagtaagttttatatttttgagccAAAATTTCTTCTGTCACTTCTTGAGTCTTATCAACTTCTGTTTTTAAAGGGGTCCAGGTATAACTGGGTGTCAAGAAAGCATTGGCACTTCTGGGAGTCATAGGTGTTACTTGATAGGTCTTCAGACCATCCAGGGGCTGAAACATAAAATCCTGAGGTGCGAAGGAattcttccctttcatttttgCAGTACTGGTCTTAGGTAAGTTCTCTGTTTTTGGTAAGACTCCATCTGGATCCATTCCATTTGTTGCACTAGTTTGTGAATCCAAAGTATTTTCTTCACTATCGACTTTAAAAGAAACAACCTTGTCAggttttgtttctatctttttggCAGGTCTTCCTTGATTTGgtggctttctttctgtttcattatcATTGGTAGctcttgtgtctggctttccTGTTGTAGTAGAGGAGACTGTTCTGGCAATCTGCTTTGCTGTTTGAGTGGCTGATCGAGTCATTCTCACTGATGTGGTCATTACAGGCTGTacaacttttttctctttgtccgACACTTTTCTTTCAGAAGTTTGTCTTTGACCAGGTCGGATTGCTTGAACATCACTCCTGTTATTCATCTTAGTCTGCTCCATTTGGTCTTTGGCCTTTGACCTTGTAATCCGTACAGAAGATGGAACAGCCTTTTTTGGCTCAGCTTTCATAGTAGTCTGGTTTGATAACAGAAAACAAGGCATATCAGGTCTATAAAGACCCACTTTAAATACTCCTTGTttagctttctctctctgctctttcaaTTTCTGAAgctgcttttcttctttgtatttttggagCATTTGCTTTCGTTGATCACCTAGAACAGTTTTTGTTGACCTTGGCTTTTCTGGAACAAGCTTTTGAGATGTCTCATCTAATTCAAGAAGAATTCTACTTTCCAAGGTTGGAATGTTGACATCTTTCAAACCAAAATGTCTATTTCGTATTTCGAATTTACTGGCCTTTTCTGGAACAAGCTTTTGAGATGTCTCATCTAATTCAAGAAGAATTCTACTTTCCAAGGTTGGAATGTTGACATCTTTCAAACCAAAATGTCTATTTCGTTCATATTCCttatgcctgttttctttttgagacaGTGATTTTCTATGAGCAATTCTGGTTCTAATCATGTCGATACTTAAATCCTTTCTGTGTCGACTGGCAAAATGTGATGAAGACATCCTGAGGCAGCTTCTGGAGTAAAACCTCAACAGAACTAAAAGTAAAGGAACCCTCTGGGTCTGAAGGACCACTGCCGTTTCCGAAGCAGGAACCGCTCGAGatattcattttctatattcagagtttattttagtatgttttttcattttagtaagGACCAGTGGCTTCAAGAATCTGGGaatgatagaactgaaaggaatgTTTATTTTACAGATCTGCAAAAAAGCCCAGAGTTGAGCTCTCCAAGGCCACATAGCCACCTAATGGCACATTCAGGTCTAGAAACCAACTTCCAGACTCTAGACCATTCCCCACTGTACCACCCTCCTTCCCTGGAGGTGGATGTCCAGGACCAAGAAAGCTCTATCAGAGCAATAATAATCAGAACTGCAGTACCTCCCTCCAAGGACTCCCTTGTCACTCCAAAAACAATCTTAtgctgattcattcattcatttatccatgcACGGAGGTGTCCCTGGATTCCATTCTTTGTCCAGATTCTAGGGTGGCTAGCCCCCTAACCTCAGCTCCCTTATGAGTCCAAGAAAGGTCattaatttttagtttgttcAGGTTTTTCCTATAAGATTGGGACTGATGACTTCCAAGTTGTCTATAAGTAGGGCTGAAACCTGAAgtttcaacttcatttttttttgcatttgcatATGCAGTTATACCAGCACCATTTAtcgaaaagactattctttcccacTGAATCTtttggcatctttgtcaaaagTCATTTGACCAtaaatgtgagtttatttctggactttcaattCTGCTCTTTATCTATATGTCTGCTCTTATGCCAGTACAACACTGTTTTGTTTAtagtagctttgtagtaagttttgaaattgggaaatgtaAGTCCTTCAAATCCACTATTCTTTCTTTAGTTTGTTTATTCTGCtttccttgcatttccatataaattttagagtcacCTTGTCATTTTTTGAAAGAAGCCAGCTGGGGTTTTGAAATGGACTGCATTGAATCTTTAGATAAATTTGGGGAGTTTTGCTATCTTAATAATACTAtcttccggggcacctgggtggctcagtcgttagtgtctgcctttggctcaagtcatgatcccagggtcctgggatcgagccccgcattgggggggggggtccctgctcagcgggaagcctgcttctccctctcccactccccctgcttgtgttccctctctcgctgtttctctctctgtcaaataaataaataaaatgtttaaaaaaattaatactgtcTTCCAATTCTTAAATATCAGATGTCTTTCTATTTacttaagtcttctttaatttctttcaatgatgttttataatttttagtgtacaaatattatacttcttttgttaaatttattcctaaatatttatacTCTAAGTGGGACTGTTTTCTAAATCTCATTTTTGGATTGTGCATTGCTCCtgcatagaaataaaataattattttttatttcacttgttttatttgagtatagttgattcacaatgttacattagtttcaggtgtgcaacatagtgattcaacatctctaaacattatgctatgctcaccacaagtgtagctaccatctgtcaccatacaatgctattaaaatatcactgactatatttcctgtgctgagccttttatttccatgacttattaattccataactggaagtcagTATTTTCCAGTCCcctcatccattttgcccatcctcccacccctccttctctctggggaccatcagttctctgtatttataggtctgattctgcctttttgtttattcatttgttttgttttttagattccacatatgagtgaaataatatggtatttgtctttgtctgacttatttcacttagcataatatcctctaggtgaatctatgttgtctcaaatggcaagatatcatccttttttatggctgtgtaatagtccattgtatatgtgtatatatgtatatgtgtgtgtgtgtgtgtgtgtgcaccacgtcttctttatctgtttatctatcgatggacacgtagtttgcttccatatcttggctactgtaaataatgctacaataaaataggggtgcatatatcttttcaaattagtgttttcattttctttgggtaagtattCTGtaattggatcatatggtatttttttttttaattatttgaggaacatccacactgttttccacagtggctgtaccaatttacactcctaccaacagtgcacaagagttcctttttctccacatcctcaccaacacttatttcttgtcttttgattttagccattgtgacaggtgtaaggtgatatctctaaatt comes from the Zalophus californianus isolate mZalCal1 chromosome 8, mZalCal1.pri.v2, whole genome shotgun sequence genome and includes:
- the LOC113937777 gene encoding LOW QUALITY PROTEIN: disks large-associated protein 5-like (The sequence of the model RefSeq protein was modified relative to this genomic sequence to represent the inferred CDS: substituted 1 base at 1 genomic stop codon) yields the protein MSSSHFASRHRKDLSIDMIRTRIAHRKSLSQKENRHKEYERNRHFGLKDVNIPTLESRILLELDETSQKLVPEKAKKPRSTKTVLGDQRKQMLQKYKEEKQLQKLKEQREKAKQGVFKVGLYRPDMPCFLLSNQTTMKAEPKKAVPSSVRITRSKAKDQMEQTKMNNRSDVQAIRPGQRQTSERKVSDKEKKVVQPVMTTSVRMTRSATQTAKQIARTVSSTTTGKPDTRATNDNETERKPPNQGRPAKKIETKPDKVVSFKVDSEENTLDSQTSATNGMDPDGVLPKTENLPKTSTAKMKGKNSFAPQDFMFQPLDGLKTYQVTPMTPRSANAFLTPSYTWTPLKTEVDKTQEVTEEILAQKYKTYSAKTVYQDSDKLLQCPLGSLTVSNKEHVLNKDESTKISDGLTIKEVPLLEINEDQISQLHHDVPYFRNILQSETEKLTSHCLEWDRKLELDIPDDAKDLIRTAVGQTRLLMKERFKQFEGLVDNCEYKRGEKETTCTDLDGFWDMVSFQIEDVNQKFNNLTKLEESGWQNNNNISKKVVRKKVVSGAASKPKQNDGGRIAARNRLAAIKNAMRERMKQEETAEAATSVMPKEVDKIVFDAGFFRIESPVKSFSGVSISSERLSQRLRTPKSVSKAVSESRAEMGHLSQTLSSWNPDPQSTKSVHVDKETLLSTIPKNRNNIEDAQCPGLQDLIEVNYDANKINFEMDCLPNGRMNLPLLAGEVADDINTNKKEEIPDVVAGMELHSLVTAQDVLMSSPENIPSQNDILXEEKTKISQSVFDIKSLTTECHLPDSPGLNCSNTFTQVERRHQDHARHISFGGNLITFSPLRPLHDEQPEEF